One segment of Prinia subflava isolate CZ2003 ecotype Zambia chromosome 11, Cam_Psub_1.2, whole genome shotgun sequence DNA contains the following:
- the C11H3orf80 gene encoding uncharacterized membrane protein C3orf80 homolog, translated as MLPSIFHAAPGEDKARRCGRARRRSGRMAGGRGPGPCGRAGCPGAGVAAGPGAVAGPPWVPRARWLARRLAALLVLLALVAAGCALRRRACPAPRRPRPPARRAPPAPGTAGSAGPPGPPLGAGLPHLPSYEEVKHLPSYEEVKHLPSYEEAQRCPPAERGDARLSPPARPAAHPRAPR; from the coding sequence ATGCTCCCATCAATATTTCATGCGGCTCCGGGCGAGGATAAAGCGCGGCGCTGCGGGCGGGCGCGGAGGCGCAGCGGGCGGATGGCGGGCGGCCGGGGCCCGGGGCCGTGCGGCCGGGCCGGCTGCCCCGGGGCGGGGGTCGCGGCCGGCCCGGGGGCGGTGGCGGGGCCGCCGTGGGTGCCGCGGGCGCGGTGGCTGGCGCGGAGGCTGGCGgcgctgctggtgctgctggcgCTGGTGGCCGCGGGCTGCGCGCTCCGCCGCCGCGCctgccccgcgccccgccggccgcgacccccggcccgccgcgcccctcccgccccgggcaccgcgggcagcgccggcccgCCGGGACCGCCGCTGGGCGCGGGGCTGCCGCACCTGCCCAGCTACGAGGAGGTGAAGCACCTGCCCAGCTACGAGGAGGTGAAGCACCTGCCCAGCTACGAGGAGGCGCAGCGCTGCCCGCCCGCGGAACGCGGGGACGCGCGGCTGagccccccggcccggcccgctgCGCACCCGCGGGCACCGCGCTGA